A segment of the Macrobrachium rosenbergii isolate ZJJX-2024 chromosome 8, ASM4041242v1, whole genome shotgun sequence genome:
GAGGCACCCAGTGTgtgagtgcttggcccagtgtgtggtgggcacactgggtcgaccACTCGgccccagagttctcctcaagtggctccttcggggaggcacttggacgagtgcttggcccagtgtgtggtgggcacactgggtcgacccactcggcccagagttctcctcaagtggctccttcggggaggcacttggacgagtgcttggcccagtgtgtggtgggcacactgggtcgaccGCTCGGCCCatagttctcctcaagtggctccttcgggAGGCACTTGGGATGAGTGCAGagttggcccagtgtgtggtgggcacagtGTGGGTCGACCACTggctcggcccagagttctcctcaagtggctccttcggggaggcacttggacgagtgcttggccccagtgtgtggtgggcacactgggtcgaccgctcggcccagagttctcctcaagtggctccttcgggaggcacttggacgagtgcttggcccagtgtgtggtgggcacactgggtcgaccactggcccagagttctcctcaagtggctccttcgggAGGCACTTGgcagtgcttggcccagtgtgtggtgggcacactgggcACACTTCGGGGAGGCACTtgggcccagtgtgtggtgggcacactgggtcgaccAGACTCAGTGGCTCCCAGAGGCAGAGTCTTGGCCCTGGGCACACTGGGTGACCACTGGTGTGGCAAGTGGCTccttggcccagtgtgtgtggGCCcagcccagagttctcctcaagtggctccttcgggAGGCACTGGGGGAGGCACCAGTTGGAGTGCTCGACCgctggcccagtgtgtggtgggcacactgggtcgaccgcttggcccagagttctcctcaagtggctcctttggggaggcacttggacgagtgcttggcccagtgtgtggtgggcacactgggtcgaccACTGctggcccagagttctcctctcaagtggctccttcgggAGGCACACTTGGGAGCACTtggagtgcttggcccagtgtgtggtgggcacactggttCGACcgctcggcccagagttctcctcaagtggctccttcggggaggcactTGAACGAGTGCTTGACCCAGAGTTTGGAGAGCACATTGGGTCGACCGATAGGCCCAGAATTCTCCTCAAGTGGTGGCTCcttggacgagtgcttggcccagtgtgtggtgggcacactggagGCACACAGTTAGGACGAGTGGCTTGGCCCAGtgtggcccagtgtgtggtgggcacactgggtcgaccgctcggcccagagttctcctcaagtggctcccttggcccagtgtgtggtgggcactgGGTCGACcgctcggcccagagttctcctcaagtggctccttcgggAGGCACTTGgcagtgcttggcccagtgtgtggtgggcacactgggtcgaccactcggcccagagttctcctcagcTCCTTGGCTCGGAAgtgtttggcccagtgtgtggtgggcactgGGTCGACTCGGCCCCAGTTctctcctcaagtggctccttcggtcacttggacgagtgcttggcccagtgtgtggtgggcacactgggtcgactgctcggcccagagttctcctcaagtggctcgggagagtgcttggcccagtgtgtggtgggcacacttcTCTTCGGGGAGGCACTCAAGTGGGGCTcctcggcccagagttctcctcaagtggctccttcgggggcactaggacgagtgcttggcccagtgtgtggtgtgGGCACATTGGGTCTTCGGGGAGGCACGGACAGTGCTGTTGGGCAcacagagttctcctcaagtggctccttcaGGGAGGCAGGCACTTgggtgtgtggtgggcacactgacTCAGCCCAGAGTTCTCCCAAGTGGCCCAGTGTGTTGGCCCAGTGTGCCCAGtgtgggcacactgggtcgaccactggcccagagttctcctcaagtggctccttcagagaggcttggcccagtgtgtgggcACACACTGGGAGGCACAGAGTTCTCCTTgggagtgcttggcccagtgtgtggtgggcacactgggaATAACTCTGACCActggcccagagttctcctcatgTGGCTGAGGGGGAGGCACtttggacgagtgcttggcccagtgtgtggtgggcacactgggtcgaccgctcggcccacagttctcctcaagtggctccttcggggaggcacttggacgagtgcttggcccagtgtgtggtgggcacactgggtcgaccactcggcccagagttctcctcaagtggctccttcatgagggcccagagttctcctcatgTGGCTCCTTCGGGGGGAGGCACTTGGACGAccagtgcttggcccagtgtgtggtgggcacactgggtcgactgctcggcccagagttctcctcaagtggctccttccGGGAGGCACTtgggacgagtgcttggcccagtgtgtggtgggcacactggggTGGGACTGTCGAaccggcccagagttctcctcaagtggctcctttAGGGGAGGCACTTGGgtgagtgcttggcccagtgtgtggtgggcacactgggtcgaccgctcggcccagagttctcctcaagtggctccttcgggAGGCACTTGGACGAGTGTGCacttggcccagtgtgtgtgtggtgggcacactagGTCGACCgctcggcccacagttctcctcaagtggctccttcaGGGAGGCACCTGGACtggtgcttggcccagtgtgtggtgggtaCACTGGGTCGACCgctcggcccacagttctcctcaTGTGGCTCCTTCAGAGAGGCACTAGGACAAGTCCTTGGctcagtgtgtggtgggcacactgggtcgaccgctcggcccacagttctcctcaagtggctcctgGGGGAGGCActggacgagtgcttggcccagtgtgtggtgggcacactgcaCACTGTCAAGTTCTGActggcccagagttctcctcaagtggctccttcgggAGGCACTTgggagtgcttggcccagtgtgtggtgggcacactgggtcgactGGGCGACcacggcccagagttctcctcaagtggctcctttggggggaggcactaggacgagtgcttggcccagtgtgtggtgggcacactgggtcgaccgctcggcccagagttctcctcaagtggctccttcggggaggcacttggacgagtgcttggcccagtgtgtggtgggcacactgggtcgactgctcggcccagagttctcctcaagtggctccttctgtgggagtgcttggcccagtgtgtggtgggcacactgggtgcttggcccagagttctcctcaagtggctccttcgggaggcacttggacgagtgcttggcccagtgtgtgtgtgggtcacaGCTTGGGTGGGGCGGCACGGGTCGATCAGTCATACcacggcccagagttctcctcaagtggctccttcggggaggcacttggacgagtgcttggcccagtgtgtggtgggcacactgggtcgaccgctcggcccagagttctcctcaagtggctccttcagggaggcacttggacgagtgcttggcccagtgtgtgtggGGGTCAGCACTGGGTAAAGGGGGAGGCACTAGGGACgacttggcccagtgtgtggtgggcacagcCCGCTGGCCAAGTGTTCCTGGGGGCCTCAAATGGGCTCCTTcgggaggcactaggacgagtgcttggcccagtgtgtggtgggcacactgggtcgaccgctcggcccagagttctcctcaagtggctccttcagggaggcacttggacgagtgcttggcccagtgtgtggtgggcacactgggtcgactgctcggcccagagttctcctcaagtggctccttcggggaggcacttggacgagtgcttggcccagtgtgtggtgggcacactgggtcgaccgctcggcccagagttctcctcaagtggctccttcggggaggcacttggacgagtgcttggcccagtgtgtggtgggcacactgggtcgaccGCTGGCCCAGAGTTCTCCTGTGGCAGTTCCTTcgggaggcactaggacgagtgtttggcccagtgtgtgtgtgggcaCACTGGGCGACGCTCGGCCCAGAGTCTCCTCAAGTGGCaccttggcccagtgtgtggtgggaggcacttggacgagtgcttggcccagtgtgtggtgggcacactgggtcgaccgctcggcccagagttctcctcaagtggctccttcggggaggcaccaggacgagtgcttggcccagtgtgtggtgggcacactgggtcgaccgctcggcccagagttctcctcaagtggctccttcggggaggcacttggacgagtgcttggcccagtgtgtggtgggcacattgggtcgaccactcggcccagagttctcctcaagagACTCCTTTGGGGGGGCACTCATCCAGGCACTAgaacgagtgcttggcccagtgtgtggctCCTCCGGGGAGGCACTAGgtcgagtgcttggcccagtgtgtgtggtgggcacattgg
Coding sequences within it:
- the LOC136841079 gene encoding uncharacterized protein, with protein sequence MCSPNSGSSTRSSASPKEPLEENSGPSGRTSVPTTHWAKHSKCSQVCLPKEPLERRTLGQQWSTQCAHHTLGQALVQVPPQRSHLRRTLGQAVDPVCPPHTGPAVEHSNWCLPQCLPKEPLEENSGLGPHTLGQGATCHTSGHPVCPGPRLCLWEPLSLVDPVCPPHTGPKCLPEVCPVCPPHTGPSTAKCLPKEPLEENSGPVVDPEPHEENSGPSGRPSVPTTHWAKHSSKCLPKGATLRRTLGRVVDPVCPPHTGPSTRPSASPGPSGRPRSHTEENSGPEPSTHRFLAHHQWLTHTGPSTRPSAPRSEPLRRTLGPPHPVCPPHWAKHFDASPKEPQVNSGEV